One Frankia alni ACN14a DNA window includes the following coding sequences:
- a CDS encoding AAA family ATPase, with amino-acid sequence MTNRNDDRDHLRGDQSGVAAFSAAFQDVVANVEKVIRGKREVVELATICLFAEGHLLVEDVPGLGKTSLARSLAASVNAGCHRIQFTPDLLPADITGTMVYDQRANEFGFRPGPVFANLVIGDEINRASPKTQSALLEVMEEARVTADGTGYPVPRPFMVVATQNPIDMDGTYSLPEAQLDRFLMRLRMGYPSVDAELEILEGRQVGRRIEDLRPVMRAEDVVARAAQTFAVHVAPALRRYLVDLVAATRTIPDIVRLGASPRGSIALLRAVQVRAAAHARVFATPDDVKAVAGPVLAHRLVLSPEAELRRVIAEDVVDEILQTVPSPRRLVGI; translated from the coding sequence ATGACGAACAGGAACGACGACCGCGACCATCTGCGCGGTGACCAGTCCGGCGTGGCCGCGTTCTCGGCTGCCTTCCAGGACGTCGTCGCGAATGTCGAGAAGGTCATCCGAGGCAAGCGGGAGGTCGTCGAGCTCGCGACGATCTGCCTGTTCGCCGAGGGGCACCTGCTCGTCGAGGACGTTCCGGGCCTGGGCAAGACCTCGTTGGCCCGAAGCCTCGCGGCCTCGGTCAACGCCGGCTGCCATCGCATCCAGTTCACGCCGGATCTGCTGCCGGCGGACATCACCGGGACGATGGTGTACGACCAGCGTGCCAACGAGTTCGGCTTCCGCCCCGGACCCGTCTTCGCCAACCTCGTCATCGGCGACGAGATCAACCGGGCCTCGCCGAAGACGCAGTCGGCCCTGCTGGAGGTGATGGAGGAGGCGCGGGTCACCGCCGACGGCACGGGCTATCCCGTGCCCCGCCCGTTCATGGTCGTCGCGACGCAGAACCCGATCGACATGGACGGGACGTACAGCCTTCCCGAGGCCCAACTGGACCGGTTCCTCATGCGGCTGAGGATGGGGTACCCGTCGGTCGACGCCGAGCTGGAGATCCTCGAAGGCCGGCAGGTGGGACGGCGGATCGAGGACCTGAGGCCGGTGATGCGGGCGGAGGACGTCGTGGCCCGAGCGGCCCAGACCTTCGCCGTCCACGTCGCGCCGGCGCTGCGCCGTTACCTGGTGGACCTGGTCGCCGCCACGCGGACCATCCCCGACATCGTCCGGCTGGGCGCAAGCCCACGGGGCAGCATCGCGTTGCTGCGCGCCGTCCAGGTCAGGGCCGCCGCGCACGCCCGGGTATTTGCCACTCCCGACGACGTCAAGGCGGTGGCCGGCCCTGTTCTGGCGCATCGTCTGGTGCTCAGCCCGGAGGCCGAGCTGCGGCGCGTCATCGCCGAGGACGTCGTCGACGAGATCCTGCAGACGGTGCCGTCACCGCGTCGCCTCGTCGGCATCTGA